One Gammaproteobacteria bacterium DNA segment encodes these proteins:
- a CDS encoding type II toxin-antitoxin system prevent-host-death family antitoxin → MTTVNMLQAKSSLSRLVAEVESGEETEIIIARNGRPVARLVRYERAPAQRRLGVAKGRVEIPDDIDAGNEEIAALFSQ, encoded by the coding sequence GTGACCACCGTCAACATGCTTCAGGCAAAGAGTTCGCTGTCACGCCTGGTCGCCGAAGTGGAGAGCGGCGAGGAAACGGAGATCATCATTGCTCGCAACGGGCGTCCGGTGGCCAGGCTGGTGCGGTACGAGAGGGCGCCCGCCCAACGGCGTCTCGGGGTTGCCAAGGGGCGGGTGGAGATCCCCGACGACATCGATGCCGGCAACGAAGAGATCGCGGCGTTATTCAGTCAATGA
- a CDS encoding type II toxin-antitoxin system VapC family toxin: protein MRLLLDTHVALWAIVDSPRLPQSIRSLLLASENTLVVSAASVWEIAIKHSLRRRDMPLSGETALRYFQESGYMLLSVGPGHAAAVEGLPDHHRDPFDRLLAAQALTEPLRLVTHDPVLAQYQEGALLF, encoded by the coding sequence ATGAGGCTGTTACTCGACACCCACGTGGCCCTATGGGCCATTGTGGACAGCCCGCGCCTACCACAATCCATCCGGTCGCTCCTGCTGGCATCGGAGAACACGCTGGTGGTAAGTGCCGCATCTGTATGGGAAATTGCCATCAAGCACAGCCTGCGCCGCAGGGACATGCCCCTTTCGGGTGAGACAGCGCTGCGGTACTTCCAGGAATCCGGCTATATGTTGCTGTCCGTGGGTCCGGGCCACGCCGCCGCGGTAGAGGGGCTGCCGGACCACCACCGCGACCCCTTCGACCGACTGCTCGCCGCCCAGGCCCTAACAGAGCCGCTCCGGCTGGTGACCCATGACCCCGTGCTGGCGCAGTATCAGGAGGGGGCCCTCCTGTTCTGA
- a CDS encoding XRE family transcriptional regulator, producing MAKKFSNLRAGMSTEAQAKSQAKADALLKGMPLHELRKARGLSQQTLAEVLHVQQPAVAKLERRTDMYLSTLRNHIRAMGGELDVIARFPDGEVRIESFAGPDEESVVRSA from the coding sequence GTGGCTAAGAAATTTTCCAATCTTCGAGCCGGCATGTCGACTGAAGCCCAGGCAAAATCTCAGGCCAAAGCGGATGCTTTGCTGAAGGGCATGCCTTTACACGAACTTCGAAAAGCCCGTGGTCTGTCGCAACAGACTCTCGCTGAAGTACTTCACGTTCAACAGCCCGCCGTGGCCAAGTTGGAACGCCGCACCGACATGTACCTGTCCACGCTGCGTAACCATATTCGGGCAATGGGCGGCGAACTCGATGTCATTGCACGATTCCCGGACGGAGAGGTTCGCATTGAGAGCTTTGCCGGCCCAGATGAAGAGTCAGTGGTACGTTCCGCTTGA
- a CDS encoding type II toxin-antitoxin system RelE/ParE family toxin, translated as MSWDVEFTDEFAEWWRTLSEEEQISVDATVRLLEERGPQLPFPYSSGINGSRHSHMRELRTPHDGRPYRTLYAFDPRRTAILLIGGEKTGDDQWYERTVPVADRLYDQHLDELKREGLIGG; from the coding sequence ATGAGCTGGGATGTTGAATTCACGGACGAGTTCGCGGAATGGTGGCGGACCTTGTCCGAGGAAGAACAGATCTCCGTCGATGCGACGGTCCGTTTGCTTGAGGAGCGTGGGCCGCAACTTCCGTTTCCTTATAGCAGTGGGATCAACGGATCAAGGCACAGCCACATGCGCGAGCTTCGCACCCCGCATGACGGAAGGCCTTACAGAACACTGTATGCCTTCGATCCACGACGCACCGCGATCCTGCTCATTGGTGGCGAAAAAACCGGCGATGATCAGTGGTACGAGCGGACAGTGCCAGTGGCCGATCGGCTTTACGACCAGCACTTGGACGAGTTGAAACGAGAGGGTTTGATAGGTGGCTAA
- a CDS encoding ISKra4 family transposase: MTAYTKVDGFDEFTAAREGFEHLVGALCSADNEALEHGQVERLIEEEGREVLRRLMQGYVDLRTHNEVRVSAVTGADGQEREQCRGDRSRQLETVFGTVEVRRKGYSERGLASVFPLDESLNLPREKYSHGLRERVVKAVVKESFDETVSAVRQNTGGHVPKRQAEQLSTVVVEDFDAYYQSRAGTQAEDTDLLVMSADGKGIVVRTEDLRPATRKAAQSTCHKLKTRLSQGEKRNRKRMATVAAIYDVAPHWRSAEQIMGVEERSSDARPRPEGKRVWASLEEPPEMVIERLFQEAARRDTERRRRWLVLVDGHEKQLDIVNGCIARYGGDVVVIQDFIHVLEYLWKAAYCFHPAGSQGAEQWVMERALRVLHSEASSVAAGMRRSATRQGLTPARRKAVDTCARYLLKNKARLDYAEALAHGWPIATGVIEGACRYLVKDRLEITGARWSLKGAEAILKLRALHASGDLQDYFAFHRSQERRRNYPTGYGQPCCLAA, from the coding sequence ATGACAGCGTATACCAAGGTGGATGGATTTGACGAGTTTACGGCGGCCCGAGAGGGGTTTGAGCACTTGGTGGGTGCGCTTTGCAGCGCGGACAACGAGGCATTGGAGCACGGCCAGGTGGAACGACTCATTGAGGAGGAAGGACGGGAAGTTCTGCGGCGCTTGATGCAGGGTTACGTGGATTTGCGCACGCATAACGAGGTGCGTGTGAGCGCGGTGACAGGTGCCGATGGCCAGGAGCGGGAGCAGTGTCGCGGCGACCGTAGCCGGCAGCTTGAGACCGTGTTCGGGACCGTCGAGGTCCGGCGCAAGGGCTACAGCGAGCGGGGATTGGCGAGCGTCTTTCCGCTGGATGAGTCGCTGAACCTGCCGCGGGAGAAGTACTCGCACGGTCTGCGTGAGCGGGTGGTCAAGGCCGTGGTGAAGGAGTCCTTCGACGAGACGGTCAGCGCGGTGCGCCAGAACACAGGAGGCCATGTGCCCAAGCGCCAAGCCGAGCAGCTGTCCACGGTCGTGGTGGAGGACTTTGATGCCTATTATCAGTCCCGCGCGGGCACACAGGCCGAGGACACCGATCTGTTGGTGATGAGCGCGGACGGCAAGGGTATCGTGGTGCGGACCGAGGACTTGCGTCCGGCGACCCGCAAGGCGGCCCAGAGCACGTGTCACAAGCTCAAGACCCGGCTGAGCCAGGGTGAGAAGCGCAACCGCAAGCGGATGGCCACCGTGGCGGCTATCTACGACGTGGCGCCGCACTGGCGCAGTGCCGAGCAGATCATGGGTGTGGAGGAGCGCTCGAGCGATGCCCGGCCCCGGCCTGAAGGGAAACGGGTATGGGCCAGCCTGGAGGAGCCCCCGGAGATGGTCATCGAGCGCCTGTTTCAGGAGGCTGCCCGGCGTGATACAGAGCGCCGGCGGCGCTGGCTGGTGCTCGTAGACGGGCACGAGAAGCAGCTGGACATCGTGAACGGGTGCATCGCGCGTTACGGGGGCGACGTGGTGGTCATCCAGGACTTCATCCATGTGCTGGAGTATCTGTGGAAGGCCGCTTACTGCTTCCATCCCGCGGGCTCGCAGGGCGCCGAGCAGTGGGTCATGGAGCGGGCTCTGCGCGTCCTGCACAGCGAGGCCAGCAGCGTGGCTGCCGGCATGCGCCGCAGCGCGACACGCCAGGGATTGACGCCAGCGCGGCGCAAGGCCGTGGACACCTGTGCCCGCTACCTGCTCAAGAACAAGGCGCGCCTGGATTATGCCGAGGCACTGGCCCACGGATGGCCCATCGCCACCGGCGTCATCGAGGGTGCCTGTCGCTACCTGGTCAAGGACCGCCTGGAAATCACCGGCGCCCGATGGAGTTTGAAGGGTGCTGAGGCCATCCTCAAGCTGCGCGCCCTGCATGCCAGCGGAGACTTACAGGACTACTTTGCATTCCATCGCAGCCAAGAGCGGCGGCGCAACTATCCGACCGGGTATGGCCAGCCGTGCTGCCTGGCCGCATAG
- a CDS encoding YgiT-type zinc finger protein — MIPFEKCPVCGGELETKQVEKLLRGGGNTVAVKVTAEVCQHCGERLYAEDVVRSFEEIRTKLKKQEFAQLRPVGRSFTVDNDWPNKAIQPAA; from the coding sequence ATGATTCCATTTGAAAAATGTCCTGTATGCGGTGGCGAGCTTGAGACCAAGCAAGTAGAAAAGTTGTTACGCGGTGGGGGTAACACTGTGGCAGTGAAAGTTACTGCAGAGGTCTGTCAGCATTGCGGGGAACGGCTTTACGCGGAGGACGTTGTCAGATCGTTTGAAGAGATTCGCACCAAGCTCAAGAAGCAGGAGTTTGCCCAACTAAGACCGGTTGGTCGGTCTTTTACTGTTGACAACGATTGGCCAAACAAGGCCATCCAGCCGGCCGCTTAA
- a CDS encoding DNA adenine methylase: MATLASPLRYPGGKAAMAPLLRKVRSLNGLGQHSIAEPFAGGAGAALEMLMGEDTHYIVINDLDPSIGDFWWALTNQSTRFLRLIDDAPLNIEEWKRQRAILKKPWQYSRLRRGFATFYLNRCNRSGIILNGGPIGGYDQKGRWKIDARFNRKRLRERCSRIIEYRDRIQLSNLDGIQLVEDHADDKTFLFIDPPYYNKGPKLYLNALDHEYHKRLAGILGSKQDASWVVTYDDCPEIRALYENWAQVISFGLRYSASGAAQGKEVCIAPQWLQLPDDLESRRISWIKNHGA, encoded by the coding sequence ATGGCGACGCTTGCGAGTCCGCTTCGCTATCCGGGTGGTAAGGCGGCAATGGCTCCGCTTCTTCGGAAGGTTCGGTCACTCAACGGCCTCGGTCAACACTCGATCGCGGAGCCCTTCGCCGGTGGAGCGGGGGCCGCGCTCGAAATGCTGATGGGCGAAGATACTCATTATATCGTCATCAATGATTTGGACCCGTCCATTGGTGATTTTTGGTGGGCTTTGACCAATCAGTCCACGCGCTTCCTGCGCCTAATCGATGACGCGCCACTAAACATTGAGGAATGGAAGCGCCAGCGGGCGATTCTAAAAAAACCGTGGCAATATTCTCGGCTCCGAAGGGGATTTGCGACTTTTTATCTGAACCGCTGCAACCGTTCAGGCATCATCTTGAATGGAGGTCCAATCGGAGGTTATGATCAAAAGGGGCGCTGGAAAATTGATGCGCGATTCAATCGTAAGCGCTTGCGGGAACGATGTAGCCGCATTATTGAATACCGAGACCGAATCCAGCTGTCAAACCTCGATGGCATCCAACTCGTGGAAGATCACGCCGACGACAAAACATTCCTTTTCATCGATCCTCCATATTACAACAAGGGGCCCAAACTCTACCTCAACGCGTTGGACCACGAATACCACAAACGCCTGGCGGGGATACTTGGATCAAAACAGGATGCGTCTTGGGTTGTTACCTATGATGATTGCCCGGAGATTAGAGCACTATACGAAAACTGGGCTCAGGTCATATCTTTCGGGCTCCGATATTCCGCATCGGGTGCGGCGCAGGGAAAGGAGGTTTGCATCGCGCCTCAATGGCTGCAGCTTCCCGACGACCTTGAATCCCGCAGGATTTCTTGGATCAAAAATCACGGCGCCTAA